One Streptomyces sp. ML-6 genomic region harbors:
- a CDS encoding alpha/beta fold hydrolase, with translation MPVLPGAEPFRHDGGEVGVLLCHGFTGSPQSLRPWAEYLAERGLTVSLPLLPGHGTRWQDMQITGWQDWYAEVDRELRGLLERCEQVFVFGLSMGGALALRLAAKHGDAISGLVLVNPANKVHGLSAYALPVARHLVRTTKGLANDIALEGSAEVGYDRVPLHAAHSVRRFFRLVDAELPQVTQPLVLLHSPQDHVVPPADSARILSRVSSTDVEEILLEQSYHVATLDHDAERIFEESHRFIGRLAPSVGQKGSTSGG, from the coding sequence GTGCCGGTCCTTCCCGGAGCCGAGCCGTTCCGCCACGACGGCGGAGAGGTCGGCGTCCTCCTCTGTCACGGATTCACCGGCTCCCCGCAGTCGCTGCGCCCCTGGGCGGAATACCTGGCGGAGCGCGGGCTGACCGTCTCGCTGCCGCTGCTGCCCGGACACGGCACCCGCTGGCAGGACATGCAGATCACCGGCTGGCAGGACTGGTACGCGGAGGTGGACCGGGAGCTGCGCGGTCTGCTGGAGCGGTGCGAGCAGGTCTTCGTCTTCGGGCTGTCCATGGGCGGGGCGCTGGCGCTGCGGCTGGCCGCGAAGCACGGGGACGCGATCAGCGGGCTGGTGCTGGTGAATCCGGCGAACAAGGTGCACGGCCTGTCCGCGTACGCGCTGCCGGTCGCCCGTCATCTGGTGCGGACCACGAAGGGCCTGGCCAACGACATCGCCCTGGAGGGTTCCGCCGAGGTGGGGTACGACCGGGTGCCGCTGCACGCGGCGCACTCGGTGCGGAGGTTCTTCCGCCTGGTCGACGCCGAACTGCCCCAGGTCACCCAGCCGCTCGTGCTGCTGCACAGCCCGCAGGACCATGTGGTGCCGCCCGCCGACTCGGCCCGCATCCTCAGCCGGGTGTCGTCGACGGACGTCGAGGAGATCCTGCTGGAACAGAGCTACCACGTGGCGACGTTGGACCACGACGCGGAGCGGATCTTCGAGGAGAGCCATCGGTTCATCGGCCGCCTCGCCCCGAGCGTCGGACAGAAGGGGAGCACGTCAGGTGGCTGA